The following are encoded in a window of Castanea sativa cultivar Marrone di Chiusa Pesio chromosome 5, ASM4071231v1 genomic DNA:
- the LOC142636985 gene encoding putative pectate lyase 2 yields the protein MASLSLLLLLLSCSLTHFASISEANYSPTPWSYAPTTNSLPTNKIMNVIDACCRTKSNWASNRGALADCAVGYGKDAIGGKYGAIYVVTTAEDDPVNPKPGTLRYGVIQTQPLWIIFAKDMVITLKNELIMNSYKTIDGRGAKVEIAYGPCITVQGVSHVIIHGISIHDCKPGKSGLVRSSPTHVGHRRGSDGDAISIFASSYVWVDHCFLAHCTDGLIDIIHASTAITISNNYFSQHNKVMLLGHNDNFTADKIMRITIAFNHFGAGLVQRMPRIRFGYAHVANNRYEEWRMYAIGGSSNPTIFSEGNYFAASNLRISKQVTKREASNGWKNWKWRSSKDVFLNGAYFVQSGWGNCDPYYSQAQSFVVANGLMVPALTSSAGPLKCVYGKAC from the exons ATGGCTTCCCTATCCCTTCTCTTACTATTGCTTTCATGTTCTCTAACACACTTTGCTTCAATCTCAGAAGCAAATTACTCCCCAACACCTTGGAGCTATGCCCCCACTACTAATTCCTTGCCCACAAACAAAATTATGAATGTAATAGACGCATGTTGTCGCACCAAATCAAATTGGGCCTCAAATCGCGGTGCTTTAGCAGATTGTGCTGTAGGCTATGGCAAAGATGCAATAGGAGGGAAATATGGTGCAATATACGTAGTCACAACAGCTGAAGATGACCCTGTAAATCCAAAACCAGGCACACTTCGATATGGTGTTATCCAAACACAACCTCTTTGGATCATTTTTGCCAAGGACATGGTCATTACACTCAAGAATGAGCTCATTATGAATAGTTACAAGACCATAGATGGAAGAGGAGCTAAGGTTGAGATAGCATACGGGCCATGCATAACAGTGCAAGGTGTTAGCCATGTTATAATACATGGGATTAGTATTCATGATTGTAAGCCAGGGAAATCTGGACTTGTTAGGAGTAGTCCAACACATGTTGGACATCGTCGAGGCTCAGATGGAGATGCCATTTCCATATTTGCATCTTCATATGTTTGGGTTGACCATTGCTTTCTTGCCCATTGCACTGATGGCCTTATTGACATAATTCATGCTTCAACTGCCATCACAATCTCTAACAACTACTTCTCCCAGCATAATAAA GTGATGCTACTTGGACACAATGATAATTTCACTGCAGATAAAATTATGAGAATTACAATAGCCTTTAACCATTTTGGTGCTGGCCTTGTACAAAGGATGCCAAG GATCAGGTTTGGATATGCCCATGTAGCCAACAATAGATATGAAGAGTGGCGTATGTATGCTATTGGTGGCAGTTCTAATCCAACCATCTTCAGTGAAGGAAACTATTTTGCAGCTTCTAATCTTCGCATTTCCAAACAG GTTACCAAGAGAGAAGCAAGCAATGGATGGAAGAATTGGAAATGGAGGTCTTCTAAGGATGTATTTCTCAATGGTGCTTATTTTGTTCAATCTGGGTGGGGAAATTGCGATCCATACTACTCTCAAGCTCAATCATTTGTGGTTGCTAATGGATTAATGGTGCCTGCTCTGACTTCTAGTGCTGGTCCTTTGAAATGTGTATATGGCAAAGCTTGTTAA
- the LOC142636850 gene encoding uncharacterized protein LOC142636850, producing the protein MSLMGSIFICRSNLSENRPPSTCSFFFLVIVLVQLPFLSLTTAQASHCRTTCGDIPIKYPFGIDDGCGSPYYRYILVCSDSGKLELRTPSGRYPVQNVSYSERHILLTDPFMWNCQDTDRFRPTRPFSLDTSTHFSLSPQNEYLFFNCSEDDVIIQPKPIFCEHFPDRCDSSCDSASYLCRHLPQCPSALSGSTSCCSYYPKATESLRLMLKYCASYTSVYWKDIGSPQPYDQVPEYGIRVDFDIPVTTRCLQCQDRVKGGGTCGFDTQTQNFLCLCEERNITTYCQDHSVSGHNRRVGVIAGTVTAVSAAGALGVVGGVWYLKKVRAKAPVTCGVQSNENRLF; encoded by the exons ATGTCTCTCATGGGTTCTATCTTCATCTGCAGATCAAACCTATCAGAAAATAGACCGCCTTCTacatgttctttctttttcttagtcATTGTACTTGTTCAGCTTCCATTTCTAAGCCTCACAACAGCCCAAGCCAGCCATTGTAGAACCACTTGTGGAGATATTCCTATCAAATACCCTTTTGGCATTGATGATGGTTGTGGAAGCCCTTATTACAGATACATTCTTGTCTGTTCAGATTCTGGAAAACTTGAGCTTAGAACACCTTCTGGGAGATACCCAGTTCAAAATGTGAGCTATTCTGAGCGTCACATTTTACTCACTGATCCTTTCATGTGGAATTGCCAAGACACTGACAGATTTCGTCCAACAAGGCCATTTAGCCTTGACACAAGCACGCATTTCTCACTCTCACCTCAGAATGAATACCTATTCTTCAATTGTAGTGAAGATGATGTGATCATTCAACCAAAGCCTATCTTTTGTGAACACTTCCCTGACCGGTGTGACTCGTCTTGTGACAGTGCTAGTTATCTTTGTCGGCACTTACCGCAGTGTCCCTCTGCATTGAGTGGGAGTACTTCTTGCTGCTCATACTATCCTAAAGCCACTGAATCTCTGAGGCTAATGCTTAAGTATTGTGCAAGCTATACTAGTGTGTACTGGAAAGATATTGGTTCTCCACAACCATATGATCAAGTCCCTGAATATGGGATTAGGGTTGATTTTGATATTCCGGTTACCACACGTTGCCTTCAGTGCCAAGATAGGGTGAAGGGAGGAGGGACTTGTGGATTTGACACTCAGACACAGAATTTCTTGTGCCTATGTGAGGAAAGAAATATTACTACTTATTGTCAAG ATCATAGCGTTTCTGGGCATAATAGGAGGGTGGGAGTTATTGCAG GGACAGTAACTGCAGTTTCAGCTGCTGGGGCCTTAGGAGTTGTAGGTGGAGTATGGTACTTGAAGAAAGTGAGAGCCAAGGCACCAGTAACATGTGGGGTTCAAAGCAACGAGAACAGGCTTTTCTGA